A genome region from Thermomonospora amylolytica includes the following:
- a CDS encoding roadblock/LC7 domain-containing protein: MRPHEEGQDTQMTGNGRQVRDPAEFGWLLNDFATGTPGVRHALIVSSDGLPLVVAGDMDADLADPLSAMSSGLLSLGHNIAAKVGQSGCEQIMLKFPAGHFLFMRIGPLAGLAVLVEEGANLGAVAYKMTQLVDGVGHLLTPQVRDDLRRLNLGQRAS, encoded by the coding sequence CAGGACACCCAGATGACCGGCAACGGCCGCCAGGTCCGCGATCCCGCGGAATTCGGCTGGCTGCTCAACGACTTCGCCACCGGCACGCCGGGGGTGCGGCACGCGCTGATCGTGTCCTCCGACGGGCTGCCGCTGGTGGTCGCCGGAGACATGGACGCCGACCTGGCCGACCCGCTGTCGGCCATGAGCAGCGGGCTGCTCAGCCTCGGCCACAACATCGCCGCCAAGGTCGGGCAGAGCGGCTGCGAGCAGATCATGCTCAAGTTCCCGGCCGGGCACTTCCTGTTCATGCGGATCGGCCCGCTGGCCGGTCTGGCGGTGCTGGTCGAGGAGGGCGCCAACCTCGGCGCGGTCGCCTACAAGATGACCCAGCTGGTGGACGGCGTGGGCCACCTGCTGACCCCGCAGGTCCGCGACGACCTGCGCCGGCTCAACCTCGGCCAGAGGGCGTCATGA
- a CDS encoding DUF742 domain-containing protein, protein MTGNPWLRPYVLTGGRTRTRRNLYMHTLVSAPDYDPAYASRLLPEARRLYERAHASAESVAELSAHCGVSLGVTRVLLGDLASAGRVLIHPETYDSPYDPRLLKEVIHGLRELA, encoded by the coding sequence ATGACCGGGAACCCCTGGCTGCGGCCCTACGTGCTGACCGGCGGGCGCACCCGCACCCGGCGGAACCTCTACATGCACACGCTGGTGTCGGCCCCGGACTACGACCCCGCGTACGCCTCCCGGCTGCTGCCGGAGGCCCGCCGGCTGTACGAGCGGGCCCACGCGTCCGCCGAGTCGGTGGCCGAGCTGTCGGCGCACTGCGGGGTGTCGCTCGGCGTCACCCGGGTGCTGCTGGGCGACCTGGCCTCGGCGGGGCGGGTGCTGATCCACCCGGAGACCTACGACTCCCCCTACGATCCACGCCTGCTGAAGGAAGTCATCCATGGCCTTCGCGAACTCGCCTGA
- a CDS encoding GTP-binding protein: protein MAFANSPEAPSHGAPVRQGAARTSAKIVVAGGFGVGKTTLVGAVSEIPPVNTEAWMTQASKSVDPLAPADVKSTTTVAMDFGRITLSGGNLVLYLFGTPGQPRFWPMWDDLCRGASAALVLVDTRRLEVSFPAVNYFENDSDVPFVVAVNLFDGVQTHALEEVRDALGLPARVPLITCDARSRASVVTALTAALTHTLQVTSGRAPRAAR, encoded by the coding sequence ATGGCCTTCGCGAACTCGCCTGAGGCGCCGTCGCACGGGGCGCCGGTCCGGCAGGGCGCGGCGCGCACCTCGGCCAAGATCGTCGTCGCGGGCGGGTTCGGCGTGGGCAAGACCACCCTGGTCGGCGCGGTCTCGGAGATCCCGCCGGTGAACACCGAGGCGTGGATGACCCAGGCGAGCAAGTCGGTGGACCCGCTGGCCCCGGCCGACGTGAAGTCCACCACCACCGTCGCGATGGACTTCGGCCGGATCACGCTGTCCGGCGGCAACCTGGTGCTCTACCTGTTCGGCACGCCCGGTCAGCCACGGTTCTGGCCGATGTGGGACGACCTGTGCCGGGGGGCCAGCGCGGCGCTGGTGCTGGTCGACACCCGCCGGCTGGAGGTGTCGTTCCCCGCGGTCAACTACTTCGAGAACGACTCCGACGTGCCGTTCGTGGTCGCCGTCAACCTGTTCGACGGCGTCCAGACGCACGCGCTGGAGGAGGTGCGCGACGCCCTCGGGCTGCCCGCCCGGGTGCCGCTGATCACCTGCGACGCCCGCAGCCGGGCCTCGGTGGTGACCGCCCTCACCGCGGCGCTGACGCACACCCTCCAGGTCACCTCGGGCCGCGCTCCCCGGGCGGCCCGCTGA